The Limanda limanda chromosome 13, fLimLim1.1, whole genome shotgun sequence region AGACTTTGAAgatgaaatatatacatttataaatatatacatttataaatataaacacatttataaatataaacacacgtgTATACATGAAgctccatcttgttttcagcagcagacgtTGGAAGCTTCACCACGAGCAGCGTGTCAGAGACTGAAGTTTCATAACGTTCCCTCATGATCGTTTCACTGCTGAACTCACTTTATTGTTTATAGTTATTGTTTCTTCtttacaaccccccccccccccccgtcaggaAACCACAGGGCAGCTTCCGCCTACTCTGTGGCCgcaggggctgatgggaggtTCCAGGACCTGATCTCACAGCTCGTCCTCGTTAGAGCGCCACTTCTCCTCAGGTTCACCCgaggaaacccccccccccacccccccacagcaTGCTTCTCCTCCCAGCCGCTGCTCTGTgctgcctgtgttcaggtgagtgTTTCCAGCCAATCAGGGGCTCACAAGCTCCACCTCACCGCCACACTCAcctccgtccatctgtctgtccacagcgctggttgccatggcagcagagCCGACTCAGGACCAGTTGTCTTTGACCAGAGGAGTTGATGAACAGGCCTCGTTCAGCTGTGGAGGAACTGATCAGCGTGGCTACATATTCTGGTTTcagaagaaagacaaaggaACGTTCAGACTGATTCTTGATATTTATGAAGTTAATGGTTACATTGATAAGAGTTACAATCATCCTCAGAAAGACGACTTCACAGCTGAGATTAAACAGAACAGCTGTGAGTTGAAGATAGAGAAAGTTAAACGCTCTCATGCAGCCACGTACTACTGCGCCTATTGGAAGTCCTATCTATACCCCACAGTGATACATGATGTGTGCAGCCTGAACAAAAACCCTCATGAGGatcagtgggagagagaagtaAACCACAGCGTCACATGTCTCAGCTCCATCCGACAGCTGCTCTCCAGCTTCTGTTCTAAAGACTCGTGCGTTCAGAGACGTTTCCGCAGGTTTGCTGTCGTTCCACAGACAAACCTTTTCCATCGCAGCCCTTTAAAGGTCCAATCAGAGCCAGTGTCTGGTCTCCAGctggttctctgtgtttggACGGCCGGAGGAATCGGGCCTGAGACAGAACTCTGacagttcaaccctcacaccaACACTCTGCTGATCCAGAAGAAAGAACCGCTCACGTTCGGGCTCAGGTGGAAaaggacaaagaagaagaagaagaaccactGAGCTGTGGTCGTGTTCCTCCACCATCCAGGCAGCTTCAGTCCCTCCAGCTGGGACATGTGACCCTCACattaacatgaggtcactgggacctttgacctctggagTCTGATTATtgaatctttgagtccaagtgataactggttaaaatatgaagaaatccTTGCTTGATGGAAACGTGTTAAAGAGGACAGAAACATGTTCtgtgaggccacagtgaccttgacctttgacctttgaccaggtCGTCCCTGAGTCCAAGTGAAGGTTTGTAGCAGATTTGAAGAAACTccatcaaagtgtgtgtgagatatcgtgttcacacgACTGGGACGGACACTCTgacacaagaagaagagaaaagaaactaaATTCATAAAATCGTGTGAAACATGAAAATCATCAGGAGCAACAACGCTAACGTTTTATATCGTAGTAAAGATGTTTCATAAAGAACTCATCGTCAGTTAGAGCACATGATGATGAACGATGGTTAATCCTGATAAACTGCGTCTGTCATCTTATTGGTCGCTACAGtttatgacatcatcatgacatcatcatgaaaTCGTTAACCCTTTAGCTGCCAATAAGCCGAACATGCTGATATTTGCTCATAATCACTAAACACAAAGACCAGCTGAGTTCTGAAAGTATTGGACAAAAGAAGCTtttgacctgatggtggcgctacaTGAAAAGTCCGAGGCTCATCAGGGTCAGTGCGGTTCATCCTGAGGGGAACGTGAATGTTGTGCTGGCGTGAACATGAGAGAAACGACCTTGAGCTCAGACGGTTTTTGTCTGAGTCTCTTTCACTGTGGAGTTGATCTTCGGCTCAGGAACCAAACTGTTCGTAGATGGTAAGAAActcttttatttcccttcactggttccattgttgaaaatgtgttgaaaaGAGTTTGAACCATGTTTGATTTTATCCTCGTTAGGACAAACTTCCTCTTTCAGACTTTCTGAAATGAACAaacgtgtgacagtgaaatGTCGCTGCACATCAGACACAATCCTCTTTTTCTGCTTCGGGTTTGTTCAGAGTCTAAAAAGTCTCAAACGTTTTCTGGATTCTCTTCATCTGCTGCCGAAGGAATCtgagttttctttcctctctcctgaaATAACTTCTCACTTCATGAGCGTCCGTGGAACCTTCAGCCCCGAGCGCTTTGAGACCGACTCGTTACGGCTCATTCTTAAACCACAAACCTTTCAGCAACTTTCTGTTTCAAAAACAAGATCAAATCACTAAGTTCTCGTCTCatgatgaatgttttaaattaaatcatatttgtCAAAATTTAACAAATCTACCTAAATAATTATGAAAGTTGCTTAAAAATACCAGACTGACATTTAGGTTTTTAATATAATGTCTGCTGATATATATCaatctatatattttactaACTCACGGACAATACATTTAGTATTTAACGTTAAAGATGTTGTTCAGATGAATGCAATTGCCCTTTAATggtgaatgtgtatttttgtgtataaaCAATAACGAGAAATATATTTGgaataaattaaagataaataGGTTTGTCAatagacaaatgttttttcattgtaTCCCAACTATCTATTTTATGATAATATTCTGAATATGACTTTAATATTTCTTGTACCAGAAACTTTTATTTGGTTTGATGTAGAATTTGTTAAAAGTTATGAGGGAACATTTCAGTGTAAATAcatgttattataaatatttagtaCTTAACGGACataaaatagatatttttatacgtacatttgaatacatatAAACAAATAGTATAAATCTGTCTTAGTAAAAAAGATAGTTACACCTTCacactttttaataaacaacaaattatgTGACCATTAACGTTTTGTGTGTATTAACAACACAATcctgttatatttatatattttattgtattttaaatgatagaacatgtacacacatttacaatatgATAGTTATagtgataaatatataaatgtatgatcAAATGAAGTTGAGCGGCTGTGGCTCTGATGATATCTGTGATAACGCTGCCGTGCAGCAGCTGAATCTCTCTGTGAAGTATCGATGAGGTGTTTCCAGGATCAGGCTGTGAAGTGCAGAGCTGCTGTTCATGTGCATGTTGTCACACGTCAGATCGGCCGCTGGTGACCCCGGTGGTGAGCGTGTACTCGGCAGCTTCCATCGCCGCCCTGGACGGGAAGAGCACCCTGCTGTGTGTGGCCTCCAACAtggttcctcctctggtccAGTTCTCCTGgacaagacagagggagggtggTCCTCTGGAGACGCTGTCCTCTGCTCATGGAgagcagctggagctcagaggGACAGGATGCACCGCCGCCATCATGGTGGTCGACCAGAACGCTCCGTACAAATACCGCTGCCACGTCCGGCATGAGGGAGGCACAGTGGAGGCCCCGGCAGAGCAAGGTGAAGGAGGTTTGGTGACTGTGGTGAgcttcatgtgtctgtgtctttattcCAGAGCGTGGACTTTCAggttgagagcaggacttattgatttcaaatttttaaaagCTCTCGTTCAAAACCCtgcacttgcactcaaatagcctCTGCTTGTGCTCGAACTGAGGCAAGAACCAGGATCTCAGCTTCAGCTTTACTTCTGACAGGAAGCCGGAGTCGTCATGAAGCCGCGGACGTGAACCTGGTTAAACCAACCGCCGTCCGGCTCGCTCACAGATGTTGAAGCTAACACACTGACAACAAGAACAGGACAATTTAATATGTCAATATTACACCTGGAATTctattggtcgggacattttgACAGATTTGTTGCAAAAACAATCTGAGAGCAGAAGTTTCACGTGCACAGAAGCAACGTGACCacgaggagaagctgaagctggagctgtcATAGCCACAAAATATCTGAGCGCAAGCAGCAAAATATGCAAGTAAGGTCTGTCTGAGAGTGAATGTGGGGTTTTGAGCGACAGCATTataaaatgtgaacatgaaaGATAAGATGAGAGAAGTTCTGACTTCAAACTGAAAGATCAAGCTCTGAAAACTCATGTGAAGACTGAACCCGACTTCTGGATTCTTTCAGTGGATTGTGCTAaaccgacgactcaaataccgacgactcaagcaccgacgactcaaataccgacgactcaaataccgacgactcaaataccgacgactcaaataccaACGACTCAAATACCAACGACTAAAGCACAGACGTGTCCGGCGGCCTGGGCCTGGTCTCAGCGgcaggtgaagctgctgtgtctgcTCTACACGCTGCTGATGGTGAAGAGTCTGGTTTACTGCGGTGGACTCGCTCTGATCCACATCCTGAGGAACCGGGAGCGTCCAGCCGCTGCTCACCAGACGACCgagtttcctgcagcagcttcaactTCTCACTGATCCTGTTCACTtcactctgcttctcttctcactGCAAACACTCGTCTGAACTGTAACTTTGCAAagtataaaataaagttttttatgctgaagacattaaatataaaaataaaacacatgtcATCTCCTTTACCTCTGATGTGAACTGACTCCTCGTCTTTGTGCATCAATAATAATTCACTCAGACGCTCTTTCCACATTAACCCTGTGTTGCATGAATTATTacttaaacatgttaaaaactggtttcaatgtgttttattctgcacgagaaaacaaatggtttaaatacaaagtacaaaaataacacaaccgtaatataattataaattcatattgttttttacatACATGTATTTACTAACAGTGAAGCATGTACAGTATTTAATCCTCTAGGACAGAAATTAATAACTGAATACATTAATTTACTAGTAATTTGAACAAAAGTAAAAATTTATTCTGTTGAAACTATGATTTCCGGTTGATAAAAGTTAAATCCAGATAATGTtatatagtaaaaaaaaatctaaatccaattttttttctggtaaaaaaaaggaTTGTTTATTACTGTATTTCAGTAGCATTGAGATCAACTGTTAACACTTTGCAGTTGAGCATTAATATGTTTTGAATTCACAGTTTAGCCTAATTATTGTAGTTATTCTGCTTATACCCTGATTTTACTCTCATTGATATTTGTCGGCTGCAGAGGAACAAAAGCTGAACTTCAAAAAACTTTAAacggatgaaaaacaaatcaggagTCGTGTCCAGATGTGATCCAGGCAGAAATATTCAGATGTTTGAGgacaaagattttctttttgaaaatgtgtgtgactgttacTGAAGCAACAACTAAAcaaattaataacaataacaaatcgATGACGTCACATGAACTAAACCACGTTGGTCTCTGCACATGAAGGTTCGTCTGGAAACTGGGACAGAAAGTCATcatggttctgtgtgtgtgtgtgtgtgtgtgtgtgtgtgtgtgtgtgttgctgagcgGGGTCAGGAGTGTGTTCAGCAGCAGATGTCAATCTGTGCTCGTGGTTTTACAAACAGCCGTCGACAGTTGAGCTGTGTGGTTCCTGTCGAGGTTTTAACTTCAACAACAAGTCGACAGTTTCAAGCTTCAGATCGTGAGAAACAACTTCAGCTCAGAGACTCATCAGCTCTGATCAAATATTATGTTGAGCAATAGGAGTATACTttacgttggctaattattaataatcatgaaatatgattattaaaataataaaaattatttattaaaaataattaaaaaagataaagcTATAatttaagaatagtaaaataattaattagaaattataaggttatccattaagaatagttaaataattaatgaaaacaataaaatatcaattaataatgatacaatctgtaattattatttagcaccaccctggttacagggaccaacgagtcaaactataaatatcagtctcatatgataaatgttaaattaataatctcaatagttaatattaatgattatttaataaacaatgaagggttttaagttcaagcacaggctatcataatccagctgcattcacacacatatgcacaaataatcacagactacagatactttaattacaaaagcatttattaaaaaggggaaataaagttaatgttatttaatgattcatcattttaacaaactccaatatttcaaagataacaacagcagcagcacttatcacaactcagactcagaccatacatgtaatacctgtggtctGTCCACAACGTCCAAgtggacgttgtgggctgatgttttgatcggtaaaatcactgcagacttacACGGACGTTAACAGCGCGGCCGGAGGCttttctcgcggccctattcactgtaacacacacacggccgtcaaaccggaaaccggaagtggcgaCTCACCGCGGCTAAACAATGAAGACACAGAGGTCttataaacaaatacactcaaatattaaacgacacgctaagtattaaaactagtctctgcccagacaaaatATACTCTTACTGTGAAACTCTCGCGGTGTGCGTGCGCATCTGCGCGAATGTGCCGGGAGctcagtgaatcacgtggtctatCGAGCGGTGCTCCCGTGGTTGTCGTGGTGACACgaagctcggccgctggaccggagaGGAGCAGATTAGCCATTGTAGATCGTGTGAAAAGAATAGTCCGTGTGGGAAATGTCTGAGCTCGTCCCGcgagtgaacttcctgtttcggtctttcaagttaaaacagcaaaaggtcctatcaaaataaaacttcgactgagataaaagaaaggaaatgaaatgaattaaacaaacgttTGTGGTTGCTCCCTATAGCAACTAACTCATCTGGATAGACCTGGAGAGGTCAGGAGAGGTCATCAGTGCAGGTACatgccccctggaggaggggtcatggGGTTCAGTGTgctctcagccaatggactGTCAGATTTTGGCCACAAGGGGCAGGCTTCGCCCTCAGTGGACATCTCAGGTTTCATTTGGGTTTCTCTGCATCTCCCCCCCAgggcctgctggggggggggggggggtaggggttCGACCACCAGGAAAACTCTAGAGCTGGTCTCAGCATTGCGTGTAGGCCTCGTTTATGGTTCTTTGTttaaaactcagatcactggggcctCCCCAACAATTTATAACAGCTACACAACAGAAAATCTGTTATATTTCTGTCtttgaaaactgttttgatcctgttgttgttgttgtgaagtcCCTTTCAGTCGTTACATTAACACAGTGgtacatttatttgttataaTGGTTTTACATGAAGCTCAGTTGGAATAAAAACGTTGATTTAttctttgaataaaacaaactgtgaaacgtCTCATTGAATTTCTTAGTTTgtacttttaaaatgaataataaattggTTCATTTCTCAAAACCAAGTTCCAAAGTGCTTGAGAAAGTCAAATGATCATGAAAACCATCACACCCAGTGTCCAACAGTCAACTGGACGTCAGAGGACAACACCACGTTCCACATGCAGCTGGACGTAGGGAGGGACGCTCGGACCTGGGGACTCAACCAGTCCTGCACATCACATGGCACAGGAGAGCTCCTCAGGTCAGGACTCAGCCGTCCACCTCTAAAGGACAAGGGACGTTCATCTGAAGACAACTATGTCCACATGCTGTCCAGGGAGGACAGATGGTCTGAACCAGGAGTAAACGAAGCCGTCTGCGTCAAACTAGGGAAGCCGTCTCTGAACAGGAGGTCAAAGGGGAATGGACCCCCCACTGTGCACACGGAGACATTGAGCTGGACACTTGGTGTCAATGACTCAGTTTCCACTGGAGTTTGAATTTGGGGCTTTTGGACACTTGATGACATCTGTCATGttcttttatcccaaatatgagaagagccggtctcggtttggttcaacaagtatttattaagaagcaatgaaaaggtatgaaaagttCAGCACAGCAATGGGCACCCAACGCACGGCCCCGCCCCTCTAGCGGCACCGGGCAGTCACGGGTCGCACCGCACGGACGGCGGTTGTAATATATTATAACAGAAGGTATAATTTGATTGGTCAATAATGAAGGGGAGTCGAGACTTGTTTCTTCCTCGATGGTGCGCAGGCGTAGCTCCAGCCTCTCGGCTctggaaccaggaagtgatgAGGAGCCGCTCCcagtctggctcctcctctgatggttGCTGAGCAAATCTTCACATAAACAAGCCTTGACTCAGCTGAAGCCTTGTGGGTCGGTCTTGTTGTTCATTGGTGTTGGgactgtgtttttgtgaaaccaAAGGCCTCCTCTTCGGCCTATATGTGTAGTCAAAAGCCTGAAACCACATGTTCCTTTGTTCCTGACAAAGCCAGAGCAcagggaactcagtctcccaggattcctcaacttcacacagaggtgtgaaaatcaccagggtcaactcctgattggtcactctggaccccatgacctgtgaggtcccaAGTAATATAAGACCAGGTCTCCCCcgattctctctctttcttcaatCCGTCTGAGGGAGGAAGGCTGCCAGCCTCTCTTCCTGCATCCCTGAGAGGAGAAGCCTGAATTCTCCAGCTCGTATCTTCTCTTTGCATCCAAATCTAGGAGAGGAGCACAAAgatgcagcttccagctcatctcaccaaggaaacctcctcgcaaatcaagctctaccaaactcctagtagcgactcgatgtcctgcaggaaaacttcaaccagaaactgagccacagctcaacagaaccacGAAGGCAGAAACCAGACGACCAGCCAGAAGACTTCACTGCACTGAGAACTGACCTGCAACttcctttttcccttttccacGGACGGGTcacacaactgggcttaataatgataccaggctaagcaagactgtttattagATTCTGTGTgctgtttataagtttgatttgtgttgtgatacTTAAGTTATAAGTTATTTCAAAAGTAATGTTAGTTTGCTAGGCTCCTCAgagtctttctttgcatttcattctacactctttgtttcacagacacacacatatctcttcacctacttatcTCCTCCCCCGCTACCTGTCGTAAAACCACTTCAAAAGGAGGGGGGGCTGTTTCTTGAGGGTGACCAGCGACCATCTTAGATTCACACAGGAAGGTGCTACACTTTTGACCAGCCGCCATTTCGGGAGAACTCCGatttacatagacacacacactcacatacacatctttgtttagttaGCACGTTGTTAGTAATTTGggttttttatactttattatattcataataaatgtttttctttcaacaaatgttctttcattaatgttgcataggtatattttgccaacctctacactgtcaataACTCCGTAACCTTCAATgctcattatataatctttaagagtaaatattgagatttctaattgaactagatctaaatgagactgatcttaacaTTTGATTGTTGGTCCCTGATACCAGGCTGGGGCCCTGtcttttattaattataattacaaattgtattattcttaattgataattgtactgtttttcattaataatttcattattattatttgataacTTCAtcgttttaataaataattgtattatttttaattaataattgtgttatttttaacaaataattgtatttttttaataatcatattttatgattatGAATAATCAGCCAACATCAAGTCTACttattattgcacaacattggagttaagaatattgtgttcctacCTTTCTCTCTTCCCGTCAGAACCTGGGGCAGCTAATGAATTCTTTCTGAGGCTCATAAGCACAGTGCATTCATGTATGTGTGATGTTTGAATAAGCTAAGggagttatgctttaatataaatagttaggtatgagaacaagttaaagtacagtttatgaccagcgatgtgacgcacacacattctaacaacttcaagattaacactaagcagcagtTATTATAATTCATAGTGTGAAGGTCATATATCTGGCCCAACTGCTCCTGGCCCCAACCTACTGCttttgttaagagttcagttccataaacatcttcacacacacagacaaacatagattttaaaatcccaacacatcacagcagcaggatggaggcgggttgtgtttttctgttgtttggtttCCACTGAAGAATCGATCACTTacttcacttgtgttttgtgaactTATGCAAAACAGTAAAGCATCCAAACTCCCTGATTAGaactctatttttgtttgtttgattattttatttattattattcaaatatattttttgtttgtcttcttaTTGTCTGCCATGTCTAAGCTCAGTCACTGTTGTTTTCTACTGTGCACTTGATTTTTCTATCTTCAAGTATTATTGGccaatattattttattctaaataAGTGGATTAAAACTAAGTTAAAAGgtggagacatttgtttttcactgagaCGATGATTTCATGTGATTCcattttatttagacattttctggacaCGTATATAAATCGGTAgatttcacaataagagtcaACATATAATTGGTATATATTATACACACAGAAGGAAAAGTATTCTGCTCATCATGGTGAGAAGtttgtaaaaacattaaaaatctttaaaactAGTAAAAAGCACAAgttgtgtgattttattttagattttccCACTGGATGAGGTAACTAACATTCCACTCTGGGAACATGTTGTAAGTTTGATTTCTAAAGTTATTTTTCCATAGAGGAGTTgaacactagagggcagcaacGGACAAGTTACAATCTTGACTGCAACTAACTGATgacatttacagtttttctcgattgcttaagcacaaccacacacccaatcagcagaacacatcagatcctttgcaaaatgaagcactcttgtaaaaactatacactaatttatcaaaaccata contains the following coding sequences:
- the LOC133018663 gene encoding immunoglobulin lambda-1 light chain-like produces the protein MLLLPAAALCCLCSALVAMAAEPTQDQLSLTRGVDEQASFSCGGTDQRGYIFWFQKKDKGTFRLILDIYEVNGYIDKSYNHPQKDDFTAEIKQNSCELKIEKVKRSHAATYYCAYWKSYLYPTLIFGSGTKLFVDDRPLVTPVVSVYSAASIAALDGKSTLLCVASNMVPPLVQFSWTRQREGGPLETLSSAHGEQLELRGTGCTAAIMVVDQNAPYKYRCHVRHEGAPTTQIPTTQIPTTQIPTTQIPTTQIPTTKAQTCPAAWAWSQRQVKLLCLLYTLLMVKSLVYCGGLALIHILRNRERPAAAHQTTEFPAAASTSH